A part of Cervus elaphus chromosome 11, mCerEla1.1, whole genome shotgun sequence genomic DNA contains:
- the LOC122703635 gene encoding protein FAM136A-like has product MWAPAQPGTARVAMAELQQQLRVQEAVDSMVKSLERENIRKMQGLMFRCSAACCEESHASMQQVHQCIERCHAPLAQAQALVTSELEKFQDRLARCTMYCNDKARDSIDAGSKELQVKRQLETCVTKCVDDHMNLIPTMTRKMKESLSSMGK; this is encoded by the coding sequence ATGTGGGCGCCGGCGCAGCCGGGAACCGCGCGGGTCGCCATGGCGGAGCTGCAGCAGCAACTCCGGGTGCAGGAGGCGGTGGACTCCATGGTGAAGAGTCTGGAGAGGGAGAATATCCGGAAGATGCAGGGCCTTATGTTCCGGTGCAGCGCCGCCTGCTGTGAGGAAAGCCATGCGTCCATGCAGCAAGTGCACCAGTGCATTGAGCGCTGCCATGCACCTCTGGCTCAAGCCCAGGCCCTGGTGACCAGTGAGTTGGAGAAGTTCCAGGACCGCCTGGCCCGGTGCACTATGTATTGCAATGACAAGGCCAGAGATTCGATAGATGCAGGGAGTAAGGAGCTTCAGGTGAAGCGGCAGCTGGAGACCTGCGTGACCAAGTGTGTGGATGACCACATGAACCTCATCCCAACCATGACCAGGAAGATGAAGGAGTCGCTCTCATCCATGGGGAAATAG